A genome region from Dreissena polymorpha isolate Duluth1 chromosome 16, UMN_Dpol_1.0, whole genome shotgun sequence includes the following:
- the LOC127862926 gene encoding uncharacterized protein LOC127862926 — MAPAASTRFSEDASIEEPAPAPTRIWVKRRSSVLSDDGAPEVVVNTADEPPAKRTRLQECPRVSARARGIQFDPFHWRSNPYVWQREDYRCEKRKSTTWGRDPYTWRKD, encoded by the exons ATGGCACCAGCTGCATCCACGCGTTTCTCAG AAGACGCGTCGATTGAGGAACCTGCTCCCGCTCCCACTAGGATTTGGGTGAAGCGCCGCAGCAGCGTCCTCTCTGACGACGGAGCACCGGAAGTAGTAGTCAACACCGCAGACGAACCTCCTGCCAAGCGGACCCGCCTCCAGGAGTGTCCACGAGTTTCAG CGCGTGCCCGCGGCATTCAGTTTGACCCCTTTCACTGGAGGTCTAACCCCTACGTTTGGCAGAGAGAGGACTACAGGTGTGAAAAGAGGAAGTCAACCACGTGGGGCCGGGACCCCTACACGTGGCGGAAGGATTAG